The Nitrospiraceae bacterium sequence TCGTGATGTTTGGTGTCACCGAAGCCGCCGGCATCGAGGATGTTCGTCCCTAATCCCAATTTTGCGGCGGTTTCTCGGGCGATGGCCAGGGCATCGCCTGTTACCATCTTGACGCTCACGCCCATCTGCCGGGCCGTGGCAATGGTAGCTTGTGCCTGCTCCCGGGGCGGATCAAATAATGGCAATACGCCGAGAAACTGCCATGGGCCTTCCTGATCAGCTCGGGCTACACCAAGGGAACGGAATCCGCGAGCTGCGAATTCATTGACCGCTTGGTCGACGGCAGGCGCCACCTGTGCGGAATTGGACGCTAAGGCCAGGATCACCTGCGGCGCGCCCTTGGTCACCTTGAAGGCCTTTCCATCCGCACTTTTGACGGTGGCCTCTGTGCGTTTGTGCACCGGGTCAAACGGCTGAAAATGCATCACCTGATAGCTATTCAAGTCCTGATTGTTTTTCAGGCCGCCCAGTACGGCCAGGTCGATCGTATCCTTATTCTCCGGACGTGAGGCCAGCGCGGCGTTGAGGATGACTTGATCGACGGGGATATCGTTGACACAGAAGGGATCACCAAGCGTCAGCTTGTTCTGCGTCAGCGTGCCGGTTTTGTCCGAGCACAGCACGTCTACACCGGCCAATTCCTCGATGGCCGCCAATCGGGTCACGATTGCCTCTTGTTTCGCCAGCAGGCGTGCACCAACAGCCATGGTCACCGATAACACCGTCGGCATCGCCACTGGAATTGCGGCCACGGTCAACACCAGGGCAAATTGCAGCGTGGTGAGGATGGGGTCATCCCGGAAGAGCGCGACCGTAATGATCACGGCCACCAGGCTGACCGCAAGGATGATCAGATAATTACCGATTTTCAGCACCGCGCGTTGAAAGTGACTGACCGTATGGGCCTCCTGCACCAGTTGCGCTGTTTTTCCGAAGTACGTGTTCCGACCGGTCCCATAGACCAGTGCGTCGCTTTCACCCTGGCGGACAATGGACCCCGAAAACACTGCCTCGCCAGGGTTGCGCTCGGCGGGCAATGACTCGCCTGTTAATGCAGACTGATCCACTTCAACCGGATCTCCTGCCAGCAGGCGGGCATCCGCCGGCACAATGTCGCCCAGACGAATGCGGATCACGTCGCCAGGCACCAACTCCCGCGCTGCCTGGGTGGACCAATTCCCATCTCGTTTCACTCTGGCCGTGTTTGCCAGCTTGGCCTTCAGGGCGGCGATAGCGTTGCCAGCCTGGTGTTCTTCCCAGAATCCGACTACAGCGTTCGTCAGAAGCAGAACCAGGATAATGAAAAAATCCGGCCAATGCCGTGCCACTGCCGAGAGAATCACTGCCGCTTCGATCATCCACGGAATGGGACCCCAAAAATAACTCAGGAATTTCAGAAACGGATTGATGGCCTTTTCCTCAATCTCATTGGGTCCATAATGGGCCAGTCGCTTTTGTGCCTCCGCCTGACTGAGACCCCCCGGCGACGACTTCAATTTCTTCTCCACTTCCGGCAGGGGCAATGTTTTCAGATCATCCTTCCCATTGGCCTGATCGTTGTTAGGTTTCATCATAGAAGTGCCTCCTGTGTTGCGATGACTCCCTTTCACATCGCGGCTACGCTTCCTCCAACCACTGTCCTGCCTTAACGGCGTCGGCGTGATCCAAGTATCGAGGACCGGCGCTTTCGTGAATGGCTTGCAGAACGTCGCCATGTTGTGCTGTTATTTTTCCGCGACCATGGCCAATCGCTCAATGTTGGCGGCGTGTTCGACCTCGAACTTGAAGCCTTCCCATGCCGCACCGGTTTCTCAGCTGTGAAAGTTAGCCATATCGAACAACCCGCCCAATTTTCCATGCTGCCGGACGAGTCGACCAATTGCGGGCACAAATTCCTCATAATCCGTGCTGACCTGCTTTTCGCTGACATGAACGGCGTGCACCCTTCCGTCTTTTTCTGTTTCGAGGTAAATGGCCATAGGGAATTTCTTTTGTTCATGTCTGGTTTGTGATCTTTGCAGGTTCAAGCCGGTGGATTTATCGACATGAGCGTAATTTTTGAGTTCAGAAAACTCAAAGGACTGTTTCGGCATTGACGGGGGTGGCCATGGCTCTAAGCCATCGCCATGCGGCTTCATATTCGGCTTCAGGAATGTGTTTGACCTCCCCATGCACGAGATAGTTAACGATTTTTGACGATTCAGTCAGAAGGCGACTCTTACCCACCATGGCTAATCGTGTGATTTTTCAATGAGGGTGCTCAATACCCCGCATATGAGTGAGAAAGGCTTCCAAATTCGCCCAGGCTGGACAGGTTTTGGCATGGATCATCACTCCGGGTAATTTGCTATGCATCGCGTTGAAGGGATCGATCTCTCGGGCCCCGCCCTCAAAATCAGCCGATTCGAACGGACCGTCGGGATGCCATCAGGTCGAAGTAGTTGGTGGGCGAGCATTGGTTTTCCTCCTGTTATTAAGGCTTTGGTTGCCGTTCTCTTCCTGAAGCATGAGATTGAGAACCCGTTGACGGATTGGCTTACGCTGGCATTGTACAGATGTTTTTTTCTTCGGAAAGGGCTATGGCCTAACTTGGCCGCCACTTCCGGCAGGCTCTGCTTTTCCAACCCTCTCAGTAAACAGAAATTGATTGACGCTTCCAGCCACCAGGTGCTGAATTAAGTTGTACATAATGATCGGCAACATCACTTGAGGATGGTCAGCCAGAGCCATGGCCGCAAGAACCAGCCCTGTTCCGTTATTGTTCATCCCCAAGCCAAACATGAGTGCCGTCCGTTGGCCTGAGTCGATTTGCAAAATCAGGGCAAGCATCCACCCAAAGAAAAAGGCCAGACTGCATAGACTGATCGCAATGAACCACATCACAGACAGGAAATCCATATCCGGATGTGAGATAGCCTTTGGTAAGGCAACGGAAGCGTTGGAATAGATCAACAGAAGTAAGACAATCGCATTCATCAGCTTAAGATACGGTTTGGTGGCCACCATTCGGTTCCGGCTCAGGAAAACCCGGAGGAGGATTCCCGCCCCAGAGGGAAAGATGACGCAGATGGCCAGAAACATCCCCGTCCCATGGGTGGCCAATTCATGCAGATCTTCGGAATAATCGCCGGTGGTAATCGCGCCGACGGCATGCAAGATCGACGGAGTTGTGAGGGGACTGAGAAATGTTGTTGCGAGAACAAGGCCCAAACTAATGGTCATGTTGCCATTGGCATTCTGGGTCCATGCTGTGGACGATCCCGCGATCGGCATTGAGGCGATCAGGGCTAGGCCAACCAGAATGTTTTGGGTCTCATCTAAATTGTGCCAGAATCCCATCACACGGCTGACCAGGAAGATGAATCCGAGTGGGACCAGCAAATTGGCTGCTACCCCAACCACCAGTATTTTCAGGTTTTGAGGGAGCTCTCGTAATCCTGCTAACTCGACGCCCATGCCGGCGTTAAATAGAAGGAACGCCAGCATGAGCATAGGAAGAGAGACGAGGGTTTGCTCTTGAAAGGCCTCGATCTGGCCCAGGGTGACATGGCGAATCCACAATCCCCACGCAGGCCACAGCCCTGCGATGACGTACCCGCCAAGGAGAAACCAGATGAAACGTTGATGGACGAATCGTGCGAATGAAATAATGAGATTCACATCGTCCTCAATCTGGAAGCCGGATACCTGACTCAATAATTCTTTAAATTTTCCTCACAATCGGCGGAGCTGGGACGCTGACGCGTTAGGAGGCTAGCACCTTATTCCCCAAAAGGTTTGTCTTAACGGCAGAGGTGAGGGGTAAGTCATCGCTTTGGGAAAGGACTTGCCTGGAACGCGACGGTGTGTTCATCGCTGACCCTCAGGCATTGAGGGGAGATTGCCGAGTCTTTGGGTGAGGAGTAAATTTTCAGATGCATCGACCGGGCAGTCAATGATTGAAAGGGAATTGGAACTCAATGCTTTTCGCAGCACGGGGGCCAGTTCATCTGCCGATGTGATGCGATATCCTGTCGCACCAAAGCTTTCCGCGTATTTGACGATATCCATATTGTGAAATTCCACGTATGTCGATCTGCCGAATTGCTGCATTTGTTTCCACCGGATCAGGCCGAGACCGCCATCGTTGAAGATGAGCACTACAAAGGGGGTAGCCATGCGTACGGCGGTCTCCAATTCCTGCGAGTTCATCAGAAACCCTCCGTCACCGGTGACCGCCACGACCCGGCGGTCTGGGTGTGCCAATTTGGCTGCCACCGCGCCGGGCAGGGCAATGCCCATGGCGGCGAACCCGTTCGAGATGATGCAGGTGTTGGGAAGAAAGCATGGGAAGAGGCGCCCGAGCCAGACTTTGTGCGCCCCAACATCCGAGATCACGATATCATCGTGGGCCAGCGACGCACGCAGATCCGCAAGAATTCTTTGCGGTTTGAGGGGAAATGACCTGTCCTGACCGCCCTGTGCCAACTCATCACTGAGCATTTGGCGAAATCGTGAGGCGCGCGTCGCGGCGGGCACGTGGCCTCGATCCGTCAGTGCATCAAGTGACGAAGTGATCGTACCCACTACCCCGACCTCGACGATGTACGACGCGTCAACCTCAGCGGGCGACATGTCCACGTGCACAATTTTCTTGTCGCGATTGGGGTTCCATGCATGGGGCGCATATTCCACGATGTCATATCCAATCGCGATTACGACGTCGGCTTCCAGGAATTCGCAGTTCACATAGTCCATGGTCTCCAGTCCAATGGCACCGAGCGCGAGCGGGTGGGTATCGGGAATGGTGCCTTTGGCCATAAAGGTTGTGGCAACCGGAATGTTCAGCTTTTCAGCAAAGCGTACCAGGGCTTCGGAGGCATGTCCCCGAATGACGCCATTGCCCGCCAGCACGATCGGATGTCTGGCCTCCCTAATGATGCGTCGGGCCTTGTCGAGTTGTTCGAGGGCGGCCCCCCCGGGATGAACCCATTGCACGAGCAGGGGTTGGCCCTCGGTTTCCATCGAAGCGATGTCTTCGGGGATTTCGATGTGTGTGGCGCCGGGTTTTTCGGACTGAGCCAGCTTAAAGGCCTTCCGAACAACTTCGGGAATGATGTCGGGTATGGGCAAGGTGGCATTCCACTTGGTCACCGGACGAAACAGTGAAACGATGTCAAGGTGCTGATGGGATTCCTTATGCAGCCGGTCCTGGTCGGCCTGGCCCGTCAGGGCGACGACGGGCGCTCGATCCATGGTGGCATCGGCCACGCCGCTGATAAGATTCGTTGCGCCCGGCCCCAACGTGGAGAGACACACGCCGGCTTTGCCGGTCAGCCGGCCGTACACATCGGCCATGAACGCTGCGCCCTGCTCATGGCGGGTCATGACGAAGCAGATGGAAGAGCCGATCAGCGCATCGAGGAGATCCATATTCTCCTCGCCCGGCACACCGAAGATATATTTCACGTCTTCGTTTTCCAAGCATTGTACGATAAGTTTGGCGGCTTTCATGCGTGCTTTCCGGATTCAATATCCTTAAAAATTTTTTGATTAATGGTGCCAGAGAATGTGAGCCTCTTCCAGAGGAATCGCAACCCCGTCGCAGTGCGGAATCACACGCGCCGTATAATCCGTTGCCGGGCGATTCGCAGGCACTGCTGCGCGGAAAACATGCCCCCCTACCGATCCGGGCAGTTGCCGGATGTTACTCATCTTCTGCCGGTGTGGACCGTCATCGTTGATACCGTCGGCATACAGTTCGACTCGCGCGGCATCTAGATCCAGATCGTCGAGATAGACCTGCACCTCAAAAATATGTTCTTCCCCCTGAGTCTCCACCTTCACGTCACCGAAGCGTAGCGCGGACCATTCATGTTCCAATGCCTGCCGCCACTTCAGTATCCGTTGGCCGGCAGCGCCATTTTCGGCGGCGCGTGCCCGATAGGCAGCTGCGGCCGGGAGATATCGTTGCTCGGTGTATTCGCGCACCGTGCGGTTTGCGGAGAAACGCGGGGTCAACCGCGCCATGCTCTCCCGCATCCGGTTGATCCATGCTTGGGGAATGCCGTTCTCGTCCCTGGTATAAAATTCTGGGATCACCTTCAGTTCGAGCAAATCATACAGCCCGTCGGCTTCAACCGCATCCCATGCCGGATTGTCGCCGTGCTCTTGTCCATCGCCTAAAGCCCACCCCACTTCCGGTGTGTAGGCTTCCGCCCACCACCCGTCCAACACCGAGAGATTGAGTCCTCCATTGACCAACACCTTCATGCCGCTGGTTCCGCTTGCCTCCCAGGGGCGCCGTGGCGTGTTAATCCACACATCCACTCCCTGCACCAGCCGCTCGGTTAACAGCATGTCATAGTCGCTTAGAAAGATGATGTGGGGGCGGATCTCCGGCTGGCGGATGAACCTGATCCATTCATGGATCAAGGCCTGTCCTGCCCGGTCCTCAGGATGGGCTTTGCCAGCTATGATAAGCTGGACGGGGCGTTCCGGATTCGTCAGCAGGCTGTGCAAGCGTTGGGGGTTGTGCAGGAGCAGGTTTGGTCTCTTATAGGTTGCGAAGCGCCGCGCAAAGCCCAATGTCAACGAGTTGGGGTCAAAGAGATACTTCGCCGCTTCAATTGCTTCAGGCGATTCGCCTGAAGCGGCCAATTGCCTCGACAATCGCTCACGTGCATATGTCACAAGAGCCTGACTGGCGGCGATGCGAAATTGCCAAATGGTGGCGTCAGAGACCCGGCGCATGTCTTCCTCAAGGGTATCCGTCGTCCCCAGCCACCGCTCCTTTCCACAGATTTTCGTCCACAGTTCATCAGCCGGGGCTGAGTCCCATGTCGGCATGTGGACTCCGTTCGTTACATGTCCGACCGGTACTTCGTCTTCTGGCCAATGCGGAAAGAGCGGCGCAAAGAGATGCCGACTCACTTTTCCATGCAAACGACTGACGCCATTCACCGCGCCGCTCCCTCGAATAGCCAGATAGGCCATGTTGAACGGTTCAGATGTGTCATGCGGGTTTTGACGGCCCAAGGCCAGCAGGTCATGAAGCGGAATTTTGAGCTTTTCCTTGGCATACCCATCGAGATATTGTTCAATGAGTGCCGGACTGAATCGGTCGAAGCCTGCGGCAACCGCGGTATGGGTGGTGAACAGGTTTCCTGCCCTGGTCACGGTCAGGGCCATGTCGAAGGGCTGCCCGGTCTCCTGCATAAAACTGCGGGCGCGTTCCAAGACCGCAAATGCCGCATGGCCTTCATTCAGATGACAGACTTCCGGTTGAATGCCCAGCGCCTTCAACAGGCGCCATCCCCCGATTCCGAGCAGCAATTCCTGCTGGAGGCGCAACTCCGGACCGCCCCCATACAGCTCGCTGGCAATTCCTCGATGAGCCGGAAAGTTCGCCGCATCATTGCTGTCCAGCAGATAGAGCTTCACCCGGCCGATCTGGACCTGCCACGCGCGCAGCCAGATCGAGTATGCGGGTAAGGCGATCTCCAACCGCAACCATTCTCCATTTGATTGGCGCAAAGGGGTGATCGGCAACTGTCCGGGATCGTTGTAGGGGAAGAGGGCTTGTTGCGTCCCATTTTGATCGATCACCTGGCGAAAATACCCTTGTTGGTAGAGAAGTCCCACGCCCACCACCGGCACGCCCAGATCGCTGGCGGCTTTGAGTTGATCGCCGGCGACATTACCGAGTCCACCCGAATAGATGGGCAAGGCTTCGCTCACCATGAATTCCATGCTGAAATAGGCGGCGCAGGTCAGAGCCGTTTGCGAGTAATGCTGCTGAAACCAGGCGGGGGACTCTACTGCCTGCTGCCTGGTCTGTACCAGGCTATCAATGGTTTTTCGAAAACCGGAATCCGCCAGCACCTGTTTAATCCGGTCGTGCGAAACGGTCTGCAGGACAACCCAGGGGTTGTGTGTGATGTCCCATAATTCGGGATCAAGCTGTCGCCAGACTTCATCGGTCGCATGATTCCATGACGAGCGCATATCCAGGGCCAACTCGGTGAGGGAATTGAAACCCTCGATTTCCTTGGGGAGAAAATTATCGAGGGGGTTGCTGCCACGGATTGGTTGGCTCATGCTGGCTCCTTCAGCGGTGGCTCGCAGGAAATGGCCGGTTGCCCGGGAGAAGTCGGCAATGCACTCTGAAAGATCGGGAGAGCGGCTGGTTGCCCTGCGAGGGAACATACTGTTGCATGACTGACCATACAGCTACGATGTTCGCATGTGGGGATATTCCAATAATGCGCCACACTCATTCATGGAGCACTTTTCCGGAAGTGGCGGTAGCGACGGATCAGCGCGTTGGTGGAGCTGTCATGCTTGAGCTGTGGCTCACCCGGTCTTTCCAGTTCTGCAAGCCCCCGTTTTACCAGTACCTTGCCCAGTTCAACGCCCCATTGGTCGAATGAATCGATTTCCCAGACTGACCCCTGCGTGAAGACCCTATGCTCGTAAAAGGCGATCAATGCCCCCAGCGTTTCCGGCGTCAGACGCTCGGCGAGAAGAGTATTGGTCGGGCGATTGCCGTCAAACACATGGTGCGGCACCAGCCGCCTCGGCATGCCGTCGGCTTTGACTTCCTCGGCGGTCTTCCCGAAAGCCAACGCCTCAGTCTGTGCAAACAGATTCGCCATCAGCATATCGTGCTGATGGCCGATCGAATTCAAGGTTTGGGAAAACCCGATACAATCGCAGGGGATTAACTTTGTTCCCTGTTGGATCAGTTGGTAGAAGGAGTGTTGGCCGTTGGTGCCGGGTTCGCCCCAATAAATGGGGGCCGTCTGATACCCGACGCCCGCGCCTCCGAGCGTGACGTGCTTGCCATTGCTCTCCATCGTCAACTGCTGAAGATAGGCCGGGAAGCGCTTGAGATAGGGGTGGTAGGGTAAGACAGCGACCGTCTCTGCCTTAAAGAAATTGTTATACCAGATTGTGAGGAGTCCCATGATGACGGGCAGATTGCGGTCGAAGGGAGCCCTGCGGAAATGTTCATCCATCGCGTGAAAGCCTCCGAGCATCGCACGGAAGTGATCGAGGCCGGCGGCGAGCATGGTCGAGAGGCCGATCGCAGAATCCATCGAATATCTCCCGCCGACCCAGTCCCAGAACTCGAACATGTTTGCCGTGTCGATCCCAAACTTTGACACTTCCTTGTCGTTGGTCGACACGGCGATAAAGTGCTTGCGCACGGCTTGCTCGTGTCCGATCTGGCCCACACTCCACGCGCGTGCGGTATAGGCGTTCGTCAGGGTTTCCAGCGTCGTGAACGTCTTCGAACAGATGATGAAGAGGGTCTCTTCCGGGTTGAGGTTGCGCGTGGTTTCGGCGAAGTCGTTGCCGTCTACATTCGAGATGAAGTGGAATGTCATGTCGCGATGGCTGTAATGACGCAGCGCTTCGTAGGCCATCACCGGACCGAGGTCGGCACCGCCGATGCCGATATTGACCACGTGGCGTATCCGTTTGCCGGTGTATCCGCGCCATTGGCCGTTGCGGATCTGGCGTGAGAATTCCGTTATACGGTCCAGAACCCCATGTACCTCAGAGACGTTATTGACCCCCTTGACGAGAATCCGTTTGGTCTCAGGCACGCGCAGAGCCGTGTGTAGGACGGCGCGCCTTTCTGCCACATTGATCTCCTCACCGGAGAACATGGCAGCGATTCGCTCACGCAGCCCGCAGTCTCCGGCAGGTTGAAGGAGAAGGCCTATCGTTTCATCGGTGATGCGATTTTTTGAATAGTCAAGGTATATGCCAGCGGCTTCGGTGGTCAGTCGCTCCCCCCGATGGGGATCGTCGGAAAAAAGCTGGCGCAAATGCGGACTGCGGATCGTTTTATAGTGCGCGGCCAGGGCTTTCCATAGGGGTCGCCTGGTCAGCACCGGTC is a genomic window containing:
- a CDS encoding plasma-membrane proton-efflux P-type ATPase, coding for MKPNNDQANGKDDLKTLPLPEVEKKLKSSPGGLSQAEAQKRLAHYGPNEIEEKAINPFLKFLSYFWGPIPWMIEAAVILSAVARHWPDFFIILVLLLTNAVVGFWEEHQAGNAIAALKAKLANTARVKRDGNWSTQAARELVPGDVIRIRLGDIVPADARLLAGDPVEVDQSALTGESLPAERNPGEAVFSGSIVRQGESDALVYGTGRNTYFGKTAQLVQEAHTVSHFQRAVLKIGNYLIILAVSLVAVIITVALFRDDPILTTLQFALVLTVAAIPVAMPTVLSVTMAVGARLLAKQEAIVTRLAAIEELAGVDVLCSDKTGTLTQNKLTLGDPFCVNDIPVDQVILNAALASRPENKDTIDLAVLGGLKNNQDLNSYQVMHFQPFDPVHKRTEATVKSADGKAFKVTKGAPQVILALASNSAQVAPAVDQAVNEFAARGFRSLGVARADQEGPWQFLGVLPLFDPPREQAQATIATARQMGVSVKMVTGDALAIARETAAKLGLGTNILDAGGFGDTKHHETGPLAESIEKADGFAQVFPEHKFHIVDVLQQRGHIVGMTGDGVNDAPALKKADCGIAVSGATDAARAAASIVLMTPGLSVIVDAIKESRKIFQRMNSYAIYRITETIRVLLLMTLSILIFNFYPVTAVMIVMLALLNDGAILSIAYDNVHHKDKPETWNIRMVLGIATVLGVTGVVASFGLFYLGERVFDLDRDFIRSLLYLKLSVAGHLTIFVTRTRGPFWSIRPARILWVAVLGTQIVATLIAVYGLLMTPLGWGWALFVWGYALVWFLLNDRVKLLAYRVFDPAASPLLGRKPIDVTPRDRPVDL
- a CDS encoding STAS/SEC14 domain-containing protein; the encoded protein is MVGKSRLLTESSKIVNYLVHGEVKHIPEAEYEAAWRWLRAMATPVNAETVL
- a CDS encoding bile acid:sodium symporter, which encodes MSQVSGFQIEDDVNLIISFARFVHQRFIWFLLGGYVIAGLWPAWGLWIRHVTLGQIEAFQEQTLVSLPMLMLAFLLFNAGMGVELAGLRELPQNLKILVVGVAANLLVPLGFIFLVSRVMGFWHNLDETQNILVGLALIASMPIAGSSTAWTQNANGNMTISLGLVLATTFLSPLTTPSILHAVGAITTGDYSEDLHELATHGTGMFLAICVIFPSGAGILLRVFLSRNRMVATKPYLKLMNAIVLLLLIYSNASVALPKAISHPDMDFLSVMWFIAISLCSLAFFFGWMLALILQIDSGQRTALMFGLGMNNNGTGLVLAAMALADHPQVMLPIIMYNLIQHLVAGSVNQFLFTERVGKAEPAGSGGQVRP
- a CDS encoding acetolactate synthase large subunit, producing MKAAKLIVQCLENEDVKYIFGVPGEENMDLLDALIGSSICFVMTRHEQGAAFMADVYGRLTGKAGVCLSTLGPGATNLISGVADATMDRAPVVALTGQADQDRLHKESHQHLDIVSLFRPVTKWNATLPIPDIIPEVVRKAFKLAQSEKPGATHIEIPEDIASMETEGQPLLVQWVHPGGAALEQLDKARRIIREARHPIVLAGNGVIRGHASEALVRFAEKLNIPVATTFMAKGTIPDTHPLALGAIGLETMDYVNCEFLEADVVIAIGYDIVEYAPHAWNPNRDKKIVHVDMSPAEVDASYIVEVGVVGTITSSLDALTDRGHVPAATRASRFRQMLSDELAQGGQDRSFPLKPQRILADLRASLAHDDIVISDVGAHKVWLGRLFPCFLPNTCIISNGFAAMGIALPGAVAAKLAHPDRRVVAVTGDGGFLMNSQELETAVRMATPFVVLIFNDGGLGLIRWKQMQQFGRSTYVEFHNMDIVKYAESFGATGYRITSADELAPVLRKALSSNSLSIIDCPVDASENLLLTQRLGNLPSMPEGQR
- the glgP gene encoding alpha-glucan family phosphorylase produces the protein MSQPIRGSNPLDNFLPKEIEGFNSLTELALDMRSSWNHATDEVWRQLDPELWDITHNPWVVLQTVSHDRIKQVLADSGFRKTIDSLVQTRQQAVESPAWFQQHYSQTALTCAAYFSMEFMVSEALPIYSGGLGNVAGDQLKAASDLGVPVVGVGLLYQQGYFRQVIDQNGTQQALFPYNDPGQLPITPLRQSNGEWLRLEIALPAYSIWLRAWQVQIGRVKLYLLDSNDAANFPAHRGIASELYGGGPELRLQQELLLGIGGWRLLKALGIQPEVCHLNEGHAAFAVLERARSFMQETGQPFDMALTVTRAGNLFTTHTAVAAGFDRFSPALIEQYLDGYAKEKLKIPLHDLLALGRQNPHDTSEPFNMAYLAIRGSGAVNGVSRLHGKVSRHLFAPLFPHWPEDEVPVGHVTNGVHMPTWDSAPADELWTKICGKERWLGTTDTLEEDMRRVSDATIWQFRIAASQALVTYARERLSRQLAASGESPEAIEAAKYLFDPNSLTLGFARRFATYKRPNLLLHNPQRLHSLLTNPERPVQLIIAGKAHPEDRAGQALIHEWIRFIRQPEIRPHIIFLSDYDMLLTERLVQGVDVWINTPRRPWEASGTSGMKVLVNGGLNLSVLDGWWAEAYTPEVGWALGDGQEHGDNPAWDAVEADGLYDLLELKVIPEFYTRDENGIPQAWINRMRESMARLTPRFSANRTVREYTEQRYLPAAAAYRARAAENGAAGQRILKWRQALEHEWSALRFGDVKVETQGEEHIFEVQVYLDDLDLDAARVELYADGINDDGPHRQKMSNIRQLPGSVGGHVFRAAVPANRPATDYTARVIPHCDGVAIPLEEAHILWHH
- the pgi gene encoding glucose-6-phosphate isomerase; this encodes MGRVKSTTHTARPVLTRRPLWKALAAHYKTIRSPHLRQLFSDDPHRGERLTTEAAGIYLDYSKNRITDETIGLLLQPAGDCGLRERIAAMFSGEEINVAERRAVLHTALRVPETKRILVKGVNNVSEVHGVLDRITEFSRQIRNGQWRGYTGKRIRHVVNIGIGGADLGPVMAYEALRHYSHRDMTFHFISNVDGNDFAETTRNLNPEETLFIICSKTFTTLETLTNAYTARAWSVGQIGHEQAVRKHFIAVSTNDKEVSKFGIDTANMFEFWDWVGGRYSMDSAIGLSTMLAAGLDHFRAMLGGFHAMDEHFRRAPFDRNLPVIMGLLTIWYNNFFKAETVAVLPYHPYLKRFPAYLQQLTMESNGKHVTLGGAGVGYQTAPIYWGEPGTNGQHSFYQLIQQGTKLIPCDCIGFSQTLNSIGHQHDMLMANLFAQTEALAFGKTAEEVKADGMPRRLVPHHVFDGNRPTNTLLAERLTPETLGALIAFYEHRVFTQGSVWEIDSFDQWGVELGKVLVKRGLAELERPGEPQLKHDSSTNALIRRYRHFRKSAP